The following nucleotide sequence is from Achromobacter spanius.
AGGGCCTGATCCAGCAGCAGACGCGCCCACTGGTCAAACTCACCGTCTTCGGCCGCACGAATGCGCGCCAGCAGCGGGTGTTCCGGGTTGATTTCCAGCACCGGCTTCACGTTCGGCGCTTCCTGGCCCGCGGCCTTCAGCATGCGCAGCAGGTGCGGGCTGAGTTCGTTCTGGCCCACCACCACGCACGCCGGCGAATCCACCAGACGCAGCGTCACGCGCACTTCCTTGACCTGCTCTTCCAGCGTCTTTTGCAGGCGCTCGACCAGCGGCTTGAAGTCTTCGGCCACTTCGGCCTGATGCTTCTTTTCTTCTTCGTCGGCCAACTCGGCCAGGTCCAGGCCGCCCTTGGCCACCGACACCAGCGACTTGCCATCGAATTCGCGCAGGTACGACAGCATCCATTCGTCAACGCGGTCCGACAGCAGCAGCACTTCGATGCCCTTCTTGCGGAAAATTTCCAGATGCGGGCTGTTGCTGGCTGCGGCAAACGTGTCTGCCGTGACGTAGTAGATCTTGTCCTGGCCTTCCTTCATGCGCGACACGTAGTCGGCAAACGACACCGTCTGCGCCTGGTCACCCGAATGCGTGGACGCAAAGCGCATCAGCTTGGCAATGCGTTCCAGGTTGGCGGAATCTTCGCCCGCGCCTTCCTTCAGCACCTGGCCGAATTCCGTCCAGAACGTGGCGTAGTCTTCCGGCTTGTTCTCGGCAAGGTCTTCCAAGAGCGACAGAATGCGCTTGGCCGAGCCTTCACGAATGGCGCGCACGTCGCGGCTTTCTTGCAGGATTTCGCGCGACACGTTCAAGGGCAGGTCGGCGGAATCAATCACGCCGCGCACAAAGCGCAGGTACGACGGCAGCAGTTGGTCGGCGTCGTCCATGATGAAGACACGCTTCACGTACAGCTTCACGCCGTGGCGGCCGTCGCGGTCCCACATGTCCATGGGCGCGTGCTTGGGCACGTACAGCAGTTGCGTGTACTCGCTGCGGCCTTCCACGCGGTTATGCGTCCAGGCCAGCGGGTCGTCGTAGTCGTGCGACACCGTCTTGTAGAACTCGCGGTACTGCTCTTCCGTGACGTCCGACTTGCTGCGGGCCCACAGCGCATTGGCCTGGTTCACCGTTTCCAGTTCTTCGGTCTTGACCTGCTCGCCCTTTTCCTGATCCCACTCTTCCTTGGCCATGCGGATCGGCAAGGAGATGTGGTCGGAATAGCGGCGCAGAACTTCGCGCAGCTTCCAGCCGTTCAGGAATTCGTCTTCGTCGGCACGCAGGTGCAGCGTCACGTCGGTGCCGCGCGTGGCCTTGTCAGCGGCGCCAATCGTGAATTCGCCTTGGCCGTCGGATTCCCACTGGATCGCGTCCGTGCTACCGGCGCGGCGGCTGACCACCGTGACCTTGTCCGCCACGATGAACGACGAGTAAAAGCCCACGCCGAATTGGCCGATCAGTTGCGCGTCTTTCTGCTTGTCGCCCGTCAACTGGGAAAAGAATTCCCGCGTGCCGGAACGCGCGATCGTGCCCAGGTTGGCCACGGCTTCTTCGCGCGACAGGCCAATCCCGTTGTCCGAGATGGTGATGGTGCGCGCGGCCTTGTCGTAGCTGACCGTGATGGCAAGCTCGCCATTGCCTTCCAGCAAGTCGGGCTGGTCGATAGCTTCAAAACGCAGCTTGTCGCAGGCGTCCGATGCGTTCGACACCAGCTCGCGCAGGAAAATTTCCTTGTTGCTGTACAGCGAATGGATCATCAGGTGCAGCAGTTGCTTCACCTCGGCCTGGAACCCCAGGGTTTCGGACGTGGAAGACGTGGCGGTTTGGCTCATGGTTCTACGTGAAGTAAAAAATTAGGGACGAAATAAAAAAGGAAGCCGGGGCGAAATGCCCGCGCGGAATCCCGGAAACCCTACTGAGGTGGGGGCTATCGGGAACTTTTCAAGGCCCCGTCGCGGCAGCGGCGCGAACCCCGCTAAAATCCCGCACTTTCTTCCACCCCCGGCCGGCCCTCCGCCCATGCAACCCGCCTCCCTGTCCCAACCCGCCCCCACAGCACCGCCGACGACGCACCCAGCGCCGACCTGGTCTACGGCCCCGACGACCGCCCCGCGCCGCCCGTCGCCTTCGTCGCCGCGTTGCAGCACCTGCTGGCCATCCTGGTTCCCATCGTCACCCCCGGCCTCTTGATCTGCCAGGCCCTGGGCGTCAGCAGCCGCGACACCACGCTGATCGTGTCCATGTCGCTGGTCATCTCCGGCATCGCCACCTATGTGCAGTGCAAGCGCTTCGGCCCCCTGGGCGCCGGCTTGCTCATCGTGCAAGGCACCAGCTTCAACTTCGTGGGGCCGCTGATCGCAGGCGGCTCGGTCATGGTCAAGCAAGGCACGCCCGTCGAAGCCGTGATGGCCGCCATCTTCGGCGTCGTCATCGCCGGATCGTTCGTGGAAATGGGCATCAGCCGCATCCAGCCCTTCGTCAAACGCCTGATCACCCCCTGGTGACCGGCATCGTCGTGCTGCTGATTGGCCTGACCTTGATCAAGGTCGGCCTGATCAGCATGGGCGGAGGTTTCGGCGCCATGGCCAACGGCACCTTCGCCAGCGCCGAGAACCTGACGTTGTCCGGCCTGGTGCTGGGCACCATCATCTTGCTGAACCGCGTGCCCGTCGTCTGGATCCGCAGCACCGCGCTGGTCCTGGCGCTGGCCGTCGGCTACATCGCCGCCGCCTATATGGGCCGACTGGACTTCACCGGCGCGCGCGAAGCCGCCCTGTTCCAGATCCCCGTGCCGCTGCATTTCGGCCTGGGCTTCTCGTGGGCGCTGTTCGTGCCGATGCTGATCATCTACCTGGTCACGTCGCTGGAAGCCATCGGCGACGTCACCGCCACCAGCAAGGTGTCGAAGCAGCCCGTCGAAGGCCCGCTGTGGATGCAGCGCATCAAGGGCGGCGTGCTGGTCAACGGCGCGAACTCGCTATTGGCCGGCGTGTTCAACACCTTCCCCAGCTCGGTCTTCGCGCAGAACAACGGCGTGATCCAACTAACCGGCATCGCCAGCCGCCACGTCGGCGTATGGATCGCCGGCATGCTGATTCTGCTGGGCCTCTTCCCCAGCGTGGCCGGCGTGCTGCAAGCCGTGCCCGAACCCGTCCTGGGCGGCGCCGCCATGGTGATGTTCGGCGCCGTCGCCGCGTCCGGCATCAACATCCTGGCCGGCATTCAGTTGGATCGTCGCGCGTTGTTGATCATCGCGGTGTCGCTGGCCCTGGGGCTGGGCGTGTCGCAAGTGCCGGAAATCCTGTCGCACCTGCCGCATGCGGTGAAGAGCGTGCTGGAATCCGGTGTCGCCACCGGCGGGATCTGCGCCTTGGTGATGAACTGGTTCTTGCCGGAAAAGAAGTAGGTAGAGCTTGATGGCTGGGTCCGTTTTCGGCTGAATGGCCGGGCGGATCTGGCTCTGATCAGGGGCTGGATGTGAGCCCGCCTGACAATTTTTGAAAGTACGCATATAATCGCTGTCTTCGTTCTCCCGCAGCCGTCATCTGGACGTGTTCGCGACCCCCTTGCCCGGGTGGTGAAATTGGTAGACGCAGGGGACTCAAAATCCCCCGCCGCAAGGCGTGCCGGTTCGATTCCGGCCCCGGGCACCAGAAAGCTCTCAAGCATCCGCCGGTTTTTTTCTTGACCGCGCAACGCAAATTTCTCAGCATTTACTGCGCATACGTTCCGCCTCTTGATGGCGTAGAGCGATGTGGTCGCGTACGGCAGGTTCGTTTGATGAGCCGAGAATGCGCTACCAAGATTCCAAAGCCTCTGCATACGCAGAGGCTTTTTTCGTTGATGCGCCTGGCGCGGGAGAAAGCAAGCCGCACGTTCAGCTACTCGTCCACGGCTACTCCCATAGATACCCAATTTGGGTACAATCACACCCAATATGGGTATAACGATCGAAGCCCCTCTCACGCACAGCGGTCTCGCTGACGCGCTTTTTCCTGGCACCAAACAGCGAGTGCTGGGGTTGCTGTTCGGCCAGCCGGATCGCAGCTTCTATGCCACGGAAATAATCGGCCTCGTTGCCAGCGGATCCGGATCGGTGCAACGCGAGTTGGCCAACTTGGCGCAGACCGGCTTGGTCACGGTGAAGGCGGTCGGCAATCAGAAGCACTACCAAGCCAATCCCAACTCGCCCATCTTCGCGGAACTATGCGCGATTGTG
It contains:
- the htpG gene encoding molecular chaperone HtpG, with the translated sequence MSQTATSSTSETLGFQAEVKQLLHLMIHSLYSNKEIFLRELVSNASDACDKLRFEAIDQPDLLEGNGELAITVSYDKAARTITISDNGIGLSREEAVANLGTIARSGTREFFSQLTGDKQKDAQLIGQFGVGFYSSFIVADKVTVVSRRAGSTDAIQWESDGQGEFTIGAADKATRGTDVTLHLRADEDEFLNGWKLREVLRRYSDHISLPIRMAKEEWDQEKGEQVKTEELETVNQANALWARSKSDVTEEQYREFYKTVSHDYDDPLAWTHNRVEGRSEYTQLLYVPKHAPMDMWDRDGRHGVKLYVKRVFIMDDADQLLPSYLRFVRGVIDSADLPLNVSREILQESRDVRAIREGSAKRILSLLEDLAENKPEDYATFWTEFGQVLKEGAGEDSANLERIAKLMRFASTHSGDQAQTVSFADYVSRMKEGQDKIYYVTADTFAAASNSPHLEIFRKKGIEVLLLSDRVDEWMLSYLREFDGKSLVSVAKGGLDLAELADEEEKKHQAEVAEDFKPLVERLQKTLEEQVKEVRVTLRLVDSPACVVVGQNELSPHLLRMLKAAGQEAPNVKPVLEINPEHPLLARIRAAEDGEFDQWARLLLDQALLAEGAQIADPAAFVKRLNALLLK